A single Nomascus leucogenys isolate Asia chromosome 14, Asia_NLE_v1, whole genome shotgun sequence DNA region contains:
- the NOTUM gene encoding palmitoleoyl-protein carboxylesterase NOTUM — translation MGRGVRVLLLLGLLHCAGGSEGKKTWRRRGQQPPPPPRTEAAPAAGQPVESFPLDFTAVEGNMDSFMAQVKSLAQSLYPCSAQQLNEDLRLHLLLNTSVTCNDGSPAGYYLKESRGSRRWLLFLEGGWYCFNRENCDSRYDTMRRLMSSRDWPRTRTGTGILSSQPEENPYWWNANMVFIPYCSSDVWSGASSKSEKNEYAFMGALIIQEVVRELLGRGLSGAKVLLLAGSSAGGTGVLLNVDRVAEQLEELGYPAIQVRGLADSGWFLDNKQYRHTDCVDTITCAPTEAIRRGIRYWNGVVPERCRRQFQEGEEWNCFFGYKVYPTLRCPVFVVQWLFDEAQLTVDNVHLTGQPVQEGLRLYIQNLGRELRHTLKDVPASFAPACLSHEIIIRSHWTDVQVKGTSLPRALHCWDRSLHDSHKASKTPLKGCPVHLVDSCPWPHCNPSCPTVRDQFTGQEMNVAQFLMHMGFDMQTVAQPQGLEPSELLGMLSNGS, via the exons ATGGGCCGAGGGGTGCgcgtgctgctgctgctgggcctgCTGCACTGCGCTGGGGGCAGCGAGGGCAAGAAGACCTGGCGGCGCCGGGGTCAGCAGCCGCCTCCTCCCCCGCGGACCGAGGCGGCGCCGGCGGCCGGACAGCCCGTGGAGAGCTTCCCGCTGGACTTCACGGCCGTGGAGGGCAACATGGACAGCTTCATGGCGCAGGTCAAGAGCCTGGCGCAGTCCCTGTACCCCTGCTCCGCGCAGCAGCTCAACGAGGACCTGCGCCTGCACCTCCTGCTCAACACCTCGGTGACCTGCAACGACGGCAGCCCCGCCGG CTACTACCTGAAGGAGTCCAGGGGCAGTCGACGGTGGCTCCTCTTCCTGGAAG GCGGCTGGTACTGCTTCAACCGCGAGAACTGCGACTCCAGATACGACACCATGCGGCGCCTCATGAGCTCCCGGGACTGGCCGCGCACTCGCACAG GCACAGGGATCCTGTCCTCACAGCCGGAGGAGAACCCCTACTGGTGGAACGCAAACATGGT CTTCATCCCCTACTGCTCCAGTGATGTTTGGAGCGGGGCTTCATCCAAGTCTGAGAAGA ACGAGTACGCCTTCATGGGTGCCCTCATCATCCAGGAGGTGGTGCGGGAGCTTCTGGGCAGAGGGCTGAGCGGGGCCAAGGTGCTGCTGCTGGCCGGGAGCAG CGCGGGGGGAACCGGGGTGCTGCTGAATGTGGACCGTGTGGCTGAGCAGCTGGAGGAGCTGGGCTACCCGGCCATCCAGGTGCGAGGCCTGGCTGACTCCGGCTGGTTCCTGGACAACAAGCAGTATCGCCACACAGACTGCGTCGACACCATCACGTGTGCGCCCACGGAGGCCATCCGCCGTGGCATCAG GTACTGGAACGGGGTGGTCCCAGAGCGCTGCCGACGCCAGTTCCAGGAGGGCGAGGAGTGGAACTGCTTCTTTGGCTACAAGGTCTACCCGACTCTGCGCT GCCCCGTGTTCGTGGTACAGTGGCTGTTTGACGAGGCACAGCTGACGGTGGACAACGTGCACCTGACGGGGCAGCCGGTGCAGGAGGGCCTGCGGTTGTATATCCAGAACCTCGGCCGCGAGCTGCGCCACACGCTCAAGGACGTGCC AGCCAGCTTTGCCCCCGCCTGCCTCTCCCATGAGATCATCATCCGGAG CCACTGGACGGATGTCCAGGTGAAGGGGACGTCACTGCCCCGAGCACTGCACTGCTGGGACAGGAGCCTCCATGACAGCCACAAGGCCAGCAAGACCCCCCTCAAGGGCTGCCCCGTCCACCTGGTGGACAGCTGCCCCTGGCCCCACTGCAACCCCTCATGCCCCACCGTCCGAGACCAGTTCACGGGGCAAGAGATGAACGTGGCCCAGTTCCTCATGCACATGGGCTTTGACATGCAGACGGTGGCCCAGCCGCAGGGACTGGAGCCCAGTGAGCTGCTGGGGATGCTGAGCAACGGAAGCTAG